One genomic segment of Trichoplusia ni isolate ovarian cell line Hi5 chromosome 5, tn1, whole genome shotgun sequence includes these proteins:
- the LOC113493946 gene encoding uncharacterized protein LOC113493946, protein MCSKHRHAYWMPNQILLIKSVEQLPIIYTRTYEPPCEADLNEAWSFVSLETALPQSLCKLRWSIIRWSYLKVHQLMRDHRVPRCTLESHPQTRKYLDGNLNFLIPLLDDFTDADIASHVHKRFDKIFDVKNQASLEMVDLWLRNRDRRDCNEYCMGWPEHDVSCLYDQVKDMSLNYQGKIDEETPSTSGGCPMKGNDDIMCISSDSEDE, encoded by the exons ATGTGTTCCAAGCACAGACACGCATATTGGATGCCGAATCAAATATTGCTGATCAAGTCGGTGGAACAGCTGCCGATAATATATACGAGGACGTACGAGCCGCCCTGCGAGGCTGACCTGAATGAGGCTTGGAGCTTCGTGTCGTTGGAGACTGCTCTGCCGC AGAGCCTCTGCAAGCTGCGTTGGTCGATCATTCGCTGGAGCTACCTCAAGGTCCACCAACTGATGCGTGATCATCGCGTGCCCCGCTGCACGCTGGAGAGCCACCCTCAGACCAGGAAATATCTGGACGGCAATCTCAACTTCTTGATCCCATTGCTGGATGACTTCACTGATGCAGACATAGCTTCGCATGTCCACAAGCGCTTCGACAAAATCTTCGATGTCAAGAATCAAGCCTCACTTGAAATGGTTGATCTCTGGCTGCGCAACCGGGATAGGCGCGATTGTAACGAGTACTGCATGGGGTGGCCCGAGCATGACGTGTCGTGCCTGTACGACCAGGTGAAGGACATGAGTCTGAACTACCAGGGCAAGATCGACGAGGAGACTCCGTCCACCTCCGGAGGGTGCCCCATGAAGGGCAATGACGACATCATGTGCATCAGCAGCGACTCCGAGGATGAGTAA
- the LOC113494081 gene encoding uncharacterized protein LOC113494081: MSKKLGPEENFWLPFQLEIIKRVKRHPIIYIRDIMMTPNQYRAAVSTAWERIAREVRVPPKVCKQEWWTIKLRYAKLNNMIRYRKVSEEVIKQHPKTSKYLDGCLEFMDGYIYEITDDQIPPCVHKRFNRMFGVTSKEVVTKEMVQALLKNRTQQEESKDELGKIHVQNLMNIVENAVERSLREMSLADKSNIPETPESRASVRALESRQ; this comes from the exons ATGTCGAAGAAACTCGGGCCGGAGGAGAACTTCTGGCTGCCGTTCCAGCTGGAGATAATTAAGAGGGTGAAACGCCACCCGATTATCTACATCAGGGACATCATGATGACCCCGAACCAGTACCGGGCCGCTGTGTCCACCGCTTGGGAGAGGATTGCTCGCGAAGTGCGTGTGCCGC CGAAAGTCTGCAAGCAGGAGTGGTGGACTATCAAGCTGAGGTATGCCAAGCTGAACAACATGATTCGCTACAGGAAGGTATCGGAGGAGGTGATCAAGCAGCACCCGAAGACCAGCAAGTATCTGGATGGATGCCTGGAGTTCATGGATGGATACATCTACGAGATAACGGATGACCAGATCCCGCCGTGCGTTCACAAGCGTTTCAACAGAATGTTCGGAGTGACCTCCAAGGAAGTGGTCACAAAGGAGATGGTTCAGGCCTTGCTCAAGAATCGTACGCAGCAGGAAGAGAGCAAAGATGAGCTGGGCAAGATTCATGTTCAGAACTTGATGAACATAGTAGAGAACGCTGTGGAGCGCTCACTGCGCGAGATGTCGCTGGCTGACAAATCTAACATCCCCGAGACCCCTGAGTCGCGAGCTTCGG TTCGTGCTCTCGAAAGCCGGCAGTAA